A part of Pseudomonas lutea genomic DNA contains:
- a CDS encoding DMT family transporter: MFAHKALASMATTTLFVLLWSSGAIVSKWGLTHASPFAFLLFRFLLALVALAILIPALGYKLPATRASMRFALMTGAVLLGAYQICYLLALDMKVAPGVMATIMGVQPILTAVLVERSRSVSRMFGLTLGLAGLVLVVWQGIGDGGSLAGMAFGVLGMLSMTGGSIMQKRITDNPLGTLPVQYLAGTLVCAAFVPFQPFHFEHSVGFYLPVLYMGLVVSVLATFLLYRLIAQGNLVNVTSLFYLVPGVTAIMDYLIFGNRLALMSLLGMVLIVVGLVFVFRKVK; the protein is encoded by the coding sequence ATGTTCGCTCATAAAGCTTTGGCCTCGATGGCCACCACCACGCTGTTTGTCCTGCTGTGGAGCAGTGGGGCGATTGTCTCCAAGTGGGGGCTGACTCACGCCTCGCCGTTCGCGTTTTTGCTGTTCCGTTTTTTGCTGGCGCTGGTGGCCCTGGCTATTCTGATTCCTGCCCTGGGTTACAAACTGCCGGCCACTCGGGCTTCGATGCGCTTCGCATTGATGACCGGCGCGGTGCTGTTGGGCGCTTACCAGATTTGCTATCTGCTGGCGCTGGACATGAAAGTCGCGCCGGGCGTGATGGCGACGATCATGGGCGTACAGCCGATCCTGACGGCAGTGCTGGTGGAGCGCAGCCGCTCCGTCTCCCGCATGTTCGGCCTGACGCTGGGGCTGGCGGGCCTGGTGTTGGTGGTCTGGCAAGGCATCGGTGACGGCGGCTCGCTCGCTGGCATGGCATTCGGTGTGCTGGGGATGTTGAGCATGACGGGCGGCTCGATCATGCAAAAGCGCATCACCGACAATCCGCTTGGCACCCTGCCGGTGCAGTACCTCGCCGGGACGCTGGTGTGTGCGGCGTTTGTGCCGTTTCAGCCGTTCCATTTCGAGCACAGCGTCGGCTTCTATCTGCCCGTGCTGTATATGGGGCTGGTGGTGTCGGTGCTGGCGACCTTTCTGCTTTACCGACTGATCGCACAGGGCAATCTGGTCAACGTCACCAGTCTGTTTTATCTAGTGCCCGGCGTGACCGCGATCATGGATTACCTGATCTTCGGCAACCGCCTCGCGCTCATGAGCCTGCTGGGCATGGTGTTGATCGTCGTTGGGCTGGTGTTTGTGTTCAGGAAGGTCAAGTAG
- a CDS encoding alginate export family protein — translation MASVRYASGLSGVCLAMALPLFSSQVSAQTIESRPVIKTNRWQEDWSVLANPTLRTAPLDSLKYIPLSAGNPQTYLSLGATLRERFEMNDASAFGTRNVARDAYRLQRFQVHADLHFNENWRVFTQLEDVRAYDKTSLGGADQNRVDLRLAFLEYTKKLGDNTFKARVGRQDFAFDLQRFISSRDGPNVRQSFDALWADWETGLWRFIAIASRPVQYQDERHFDDRSNHEFRFHMLRAERLVGGSNELSAYVGLYERDEANYLDASGAEHRNIFDARLGGAADGYDWDLEAMGQTGSVGAKSIRAWAAGSRVGYTFADVNWTPRLGLQMDAASGDRNSGDGTLGTFNPLFPNGYYFSLGGYTGYANILHIKPSITVKPIAKLSIQTALGLQWRETTEDAVYVQPNIAVAGTAGQGSRWTGAYGQVRTDYAFTGNLSGAIEAVHYDVGQSVRDAGGHDSNYLGVELKLSW, via the coding sequence ATGGCGAGTGTGCGATACGCATCAGGCCTGAGCGGTGTGTGCCTGGCCATGGCGTTGCCGCTGTTCAGCAGTCAGGTCAGTGCGCAGACGATCGAGTCCAGGCCGGTGATCAAAACCAATCGCTGGCAGGAGGATTGGTCGGTCCTGGCCAATCCGACCCTCAGGACTGCGCCGCTGGACAGCCTCAAGTACATCCCGTTGTCCGCCGGCAATCCACAGACCTACTTGTCATTGGGCGCGACCCTTCGCGAACGCTTCGAGATGAACGACGCCAGCGCATTTGGGACGCGCAATGTGGCCAGGGATGCCTACCGGTTGCAGCGTTTTCAGGTGCATGCCGATCTGCACTTCAACGAAAACTGGCGCGTCTTCACGCAACTGGAAGACGTGCGCGCCTACGATAAAACCTCCCTTGGCGGGGCCGACCAGAACCGTGTCGACCTGCGCCTGGCGTTTCTGGAATACACCAAAAAGCTCGGAGACAACACGTTCAAGGCGCGCGTGGGGCGGCAGGATTTCGCCTTCGACTTGCAGCGCTTTATCTCGTCTCGTGACGGGCCAAACGTGCGCCAGTCGTTCGATGCGTTGTGGGCGGACTGGGAGACAGGGCTGTGGCGTTTCATCGCCATCGCCAGCCGACCGGTGCAGTACCAGGACGAGCGCCACTTCGATGACCGCTCGAACCACGAATTCCGCTTTCACATGCTGCGCGCGGAACGCCTGGTGGGCGGCAGCAACGAGTTGTCGGCGTACGTCGGCCTGTATGAGCGCGACGAAGCCAACTACCTGGACGCCAGCGGTGCAGAGCATCGGAACATTTTTGACGCGCGCCTGGGCGGAGCGGCCGATGGCTACGACTGGGATCTGGAGGCGATGGGGCAGACCGGTTCGGTCGGCGCCAAAAGCATTCGCGCCTGGGCGGCCGGCAGTCGCGTCGGTTATACCTTCGCGGATGTGAACTGGACGCCGCGTCTGGGTCTGCAGATGGATGCGGCTTCGGGCGATCGCAACAGCGGCGATGGCACATTGGGCACCTTCAACCCGCTGTTTCCCAACGGTTACTACTTTTCGCTGGGTGGCTATACGGGTTATGCCAACATCCTGCACATCAAACCGTCGATCACGGTAAAGCCCATCGCCAAGCTGAGCATTCAGACGGCGCTCGGGCTGCAATGGCGAGAAACCACCGAAGACGCCGTGTACGTGCAACCCAACATTGCGGTGGCCGGCACTGCAGGGCAGGGCAGTCGCTGGACGGGTGCCTATGGGCAAGTGCGCACCGACTATGCCTTCACCGGTAACCTGAGCGGCGCCATCGAGGCGGTTCACTATGATGTGGGCCAGTCAGTGCGTGATGCCGGCGGGCACGACAGCAACTACCTCGGTGTGGAGTTAAAGCTGTCCTGGTAA